A single window of Lytechinus variegatus isolate NC3 chromosome 8, Lvar_3.0, whole genome shotgun sequence DNA harbors:
- the LOC121420474 gene encoding sushi domain-containing protein 2-like isoform X6 — MTIMIGVRRKNSFCTRLLLILCLAWVANSELYPFGTGNGDTTLRKENDYAERVTLDRAFPFGGKYHNVLYIGDNGVISFEDAIYVESTDAKFRNLPIYYDADEDGVVEDPDAIFPFWADVDISGDGGNLYYRVSTSTSTLDQATTDVRSYFRSNVNFQAQVVIVVTWDQVSFYNQAGDQDPRNTFQAVLIHDGQESFVLLNYGDINWVVGSLMQGDDNTGLYGSSKIGIAIVGFLMSDGEIYEVFDYDQDTLQALPTDSNVEVDGVYAYKVDGSSIIDPVCKTGPGAELSITPARGGMMGGERIYLYGPCWAVEQVQTCVFSHGGEIIQEVNATVLNTNEAYCVPDPFFLVGEVTIAVVKAGDELATSPSTIYSLLESGRLTPTITRMNSDSSNWDMTDNPLTITWQPDQESFGSSDSALSINVLAYREDNPGPRWETVYLITNSTADDGSHTFTPTAQPEVTEDNAFGVIRITGNANGRERVLWSDIHPLGYLLEQSYQDDPVLWATDKCNEWLTADDSKGPFIENLPACPCTLDQATQDVGTFVTDPACNTLSTEANCAENEGAIYCVLSAYASRITMSGTKCCYDENNLLMHSGDTRYAGMAGRSHIRGASPYRQRNLVPELSHWSNDVIAKHFCCGWASEKECFEYTKVRPTTDCVAYEPPTIALSFGDPHYITMDRTNFTFNGLGEYTLLRYAMSGTKTGPFDFELQGRQIKTLDSSGREVDVTQLSSVAMQDSGSDTIFVEASASSGMDVYRRGTEDNAEWQSVYFSQQTFTDLQGCAVGVTEFQLDVEIHGVVVMFKETGIGVAVNYHDGMLAVQPILPSTIDSEHLSGLLGNMDGDPSNDMEARNSNTPLEDPTDEEIFQFGQSWEIEADYTLFRYVSNRDHSHYHNTSFVPRMNVALPTLYPPCNDVYQCLFDYEVSNDDGDLALATLDAYEDFESSSENIRKIDACPYLITPYNGTKSYSSDSNKYFEGAEVSFTCGENLLMVGSSFKRCEYDMEVGSLVWTGSEGDNECIESTCGVLDTPANGSIALSEDGSTAYFACQDGFTLSGAMQSVCQEGVWSSAAPTCIDGDIDPGDNNALVIALSVVFSLIFIVLVVVGVFVFLRYWQYGSFNTEKQAPKVSTKEAEVNWGMENDTGSLEHINTADVPAKTPQPSNETPYL, encoded by the exons ATGACCATCATGATTGGTGTTAGGAGAAAAAACTCATTTTGTACCCGCCTTCTTTTAATATTATGCTTAGCTTGGGTTGCCAACTCGGAAT TATATCCATTCGGTACCGGTAATGGGGACACCACTCTCAGAAAAGAAAACGATTATGCAGAACGCGTGACATTAGATAGAGCATTTCCATTCGGTGGGAAATACCACAATGTATTATAC ATAGGGGACAATGGCGTTATCTCGTTTGAAGATGCAATTTACGTGGAGTCTACCGATGCTAAGTTTAGAAATTTACCAATTTATTACGATGCA GACGAAGACGGTGTTGTAGAGGACCCGGATGCGATATTTCCATTTTGGGCAGACGTCGACATATCTGGTGACGGTGGTAATCTATATTATCGCGTTTCCACCAGTACGTCAACCCTCGACCAAGCTACGACAGACGTCCGCAGTTACTTCCGGAGCAATGTCAACTTTCAAGCTCAAGTAGTTATTGTCGTCACATGGGACCAAGTCTCATTTTACAACCAAGCTGGTGACCAAGACCCT AGGAATACTTTCCAGGCAGTGCTTATCCATGATGGTCAAGAGTCGTTCGTTTTACTCAACTATGGAGACATCAACTGGGTAGTTGGGTCATTGATGCAGGGGGACGACAATACTGGCCTTTACGGTTCTTCCAAAATCGGCATTGCAATT GTTGGGTTTTTGATGTCCGACGGTGAGATTTACGAAGTCTTTGACTACGATCAAGATACATTACAGGCTTTGCCTACGGACAGCAACGTAGAGGTCGATGGAGTCTACGCATACAAGGTGGACGGCAGTTCAATCATTGATCCAGTATGCAAAACTGGACCGGGAGCAG AATTGTCAATCACCCCAGCCCGTGGCGGTATGATGGGAGGCGAAAGGATATACCTCTATGGACCATGTTGGGCAGTAGAGCAAGTCCAGACCTGCGTGTTCTCCCATGGTGGTGAAATCATCCAGGAAGTCAATGCAACGGTCCTTAACACCAACGAGGCCTATTGCGTCCCTGACCCTTTCTTCCTCGTCGGAGAGGTGACCATCGCGGTGGTAAAGGCCGGTGACGAACTTGCTACTTCGCCTTCAACCATATATTCCCTCC TTGAAAGCGGGAGATTAACGCCTACCATTACAAGAATGAACTCCGATTCTTCCAACTGGGATATGACCGACAACCCTCTTACTATTACTTGGCAACCAGACCAAGAAAGCTTTGGCAGCTCGGACAGCGCCCTCTCGATCAATGTTCTAGCATACCGCGAGGACAATCCCGGACCGCGATGGGAAACCGTCTATCTGATAACTAATAGCACGGCAGATGATGGCTCGCATACGTTCACTCCAACGGCACAACCGGAAGTGACAGAAGACAATGCATTTGGTGTGATCAGGATCACTGGGAATGCAAACGG TCGTGAACGTGTCCTATGGAGCGACATTCATCCCCTGGGTTATCTATTGGAACAGTCCTATCAGGATGACCCAGTTCTGTGGGCTACAGATAAATGCAATGAGTGGCTTACGGCAGACGACTCCAAAGGACCATTCATTGAG AACCTTCCGGCTTGTCCGTGCACCTTAGACCAGGCAACACAAGATGTTGGGACCTTCGTCACCGACCCCGCCTGCAATACTCTGAGCACGGAAGCAAATTGTGCGGAAAATGAAGGAGCCATATATTGCGTTCTCAGCGCTTATGCAAG TCGTATTACTATGTCCGGTACCAAATGTTGCTATGATGAAAACAATCTTCTGATGCACTCTGGTGACACGAGGTATGCAGGTATGGCAGGCCGATCACATATTCGAGGAGCAAGTCCCTACAGGCAAAGAAATCTAGTTCCGGAACTGTCCCATTGGTCCAACGACGTCATTGCCAAGCACTTTTGTTGTGGATGGGCTAGTGAAAAGGAATGCTTCGAATACACCAAAGTGAGACCAACCACTGATTGTGTTGCTTACGAACCACCAACTATAG CATTGTCGTTTGGAGATCCTCATTATATCACAATGGATAGGACTAACTTCACATTCAACGGGCTAGGGGAGTACACCCTACTTCGTTATGCTATGAGTGGGACTAAGACAGGTCCATTTGACTTCGAGCTCCAGGGGCGACAGATAAAGACACTGGATAGCAGCG GTAGGGAAGTTGATGTGACCCAACTATCTTCGGTCGCAATGCAGGACAGCGGTTCGGATACCATCTTTGTGGAGGCTAGCGCCAGCAGCGGTATGGACGTTTACAGAAGGGGCACGGAAGACAATGCAGAATGGCAGTCGGTTTACTTTTCACAGCAGACCTTCACAGATTTACAAG GCTGTGCCGTGGGCGTCACAGAATTCCAACTCGATGTCGAGATCCACGGTGTCGTCGTCATGTTCAAGGAAACCGGTATCGGCGTTGCAGTCAACTACCACGACGGAATGCTTGCTGTACAACCAATCCTGCCGTCGACAATAGAT AGCGAACATTTGTCTGGGTTGCTAGGCAACATGGATGGTGACCCCAGCAACGACATGGAGGCAAGAAATAGTAACACCCCACTCGAGGATCCGACAGATGAAGAGATCTTCCAATTTGGCCAATCAT GGGAGATTGAAGCAGATTACACCCTATTCCGATACGTGTCAAACAGGGACCATTCCCACTACCACAACACGTCATTCGTTCCTCGTATGAACGTAGCTCTTCCAACCCTTTACCCACCATGTAACGACGTTTACCAGTGTCTGTTCGACTACGAGGTGTCAAATGACGATGGGGACTTAGCCCTGGCTACATTGGATGCTTACGAGGACTTTGAGAGCAGTTCGGAAAACATTCGTAAAA TCGACGCATGCCCGTATCTGATCACACCTTACAATGGCACAAAGTCGTACTCGTCAGATtcgaataaatattttgaaggcGCCGAGGTCTCATTTACCTGCGGTGAGAATTTATTGATGGTTGGCTCATCCTTCAAGCGATGTGAATATGACATGGAGGTAGGAAGTCTTGTATGGACCGGATCAGAAGGAGATAATGAATGCATAG AATCCACATGCGGCGTCCTGGACACCCCTGCAAATGGTTCCATTGCTCTAAGCGAGGATGGCAGTACAGCATATTTTGCCTGCCAGGACGGTTTCACGTTGAGTGGAGCCATGCAGTCGGTATGCCAGGAAGGGGTATGGTCCAGTGCCGCCCCGACATGCATCG ATGGCGACATCGACCCCGGTGACAATAACGCCCTCGTCATCGCCCTCAGCGTGGTCTTTTCACTTATCTTTATCGTACTCGTCGTCGTTGGCGTCTTCGTGTTCCTCCGATATTGGCAGTACGGTTCGTTTAATACAGAGAAACAAGC GCCTAAGGTTTCTACCAAGGAGGCAGAGGTCAACTGGGGAATGGAGAACGACACCGGGAGTTTGGAGCATATCAACACAGCAGACGTCCCGGCAAAAACGCCTCAACCATCCAATGAAACACCTTATTTATAG